Proteins encoded together in one Balearica regulorum gibbericeps isolate bBalReg1 chromosome 3, bBalReg1.pri, whole genome shotgun sequence window:
- the FBXO9 gene encoding F-box only protein 9 isoform X2, with the protein MFRAKWMFELAPGMSSSGLEPLPCRASSRGSGVKSVDARGKQEIAKEEKAKELFLKAVEEEQNGALYEAIKFYRLAMQLVPDIEFKITYTRSPDGDGVGKRCVEDNKEDDKMADLLSDFQQQLTLQESSVKLCQPEVDVSQTHISVLPMEVLMYIFRWVVSSDLDLRSLEQLSLVCRGFYICARDPEIWHQVCLKIWGRSCNKLVPYASWREMFLERPRVRFDGVYISKTKYIRQGEQSLDGFYRAWHQVEYYRYLRFFPDGQVMMLTTPEDPPSIVPRLRTKNTRTDAILLGHYRLSQETDNQTKVFAVIMKKKEEKPIDYHKYRYFRRVPAQETDHSFHVGLQLCSSGRQRFNKLVWIHHSCHITYKSTGETAVTTFDIDKMYTPLFFARVKSFTAFSEKPL; encoded by the exons ATGTTCAGAGCTAAGTGGATGTTTGAGCTTGCCCCAGGTATGAGTTCTAGTGGGTTGGAACCTCTGCCATGCAGAGCATCTTCAAGAGGATCTGGAGTAAAGTCTGTAGATGCCAGAGGGAAACAGGAGatagcaaaagaggaaaag GCAAAAGAACTTTTCCTGAAGGCAGtggaagaagaacaaaatgGGGCCCTTTATGAAG CCATCAAGTTTTATCGTCTAGCCATGCAACTTGTACCTGACATAGAGTTTAAGATTACCTATACGCGGTCCCCAGATGGTGATGGAGTTGGAAAGAGGTG TGTTGAGGATAACAAAGAGGATGACAAAATGGCTGATCTCCTGTCGGATTTCCAGCAGCAGTTAACTCTTCAGGAATCTTCAGTCAAACTCTGTCAGCCTGAGGTTGATGTCAGCCAGACCCATATCTCAG tgttGCCTATGGAAGTACTAATGTACATTTTCCGATGGGTGGTTTCGAGTGATTTGGACCTGAGATCATTAGAGCAATTATCTCTTGTTTGTCGAGGATTTTACATTTGCGCCAG AGATCCCGAAATCTGGCATCAAGTCTGTTTGAAAATatggggcaggagctgcaaTAAACTTGTTCCGTATGCCTCTTGGAGGGAAATGTTTTTGGAAAGGCCTCGTGTTCGATTTGATG GTGTATATATCAGCAAGACAAAATACATACGTCAAGGAGAACAATCTCTTGATGGTTTCTATAGAGCATGGCACCAAGTGGAATATTACAG gTATTTGAGATTCTTTCCAGATGGTCAAGTTATGATGCTGACAACTCCCGAAGATCCTCCATCTATAGTTCCTCGCTTACGGACTAAAAATACAAg AACGGATGCAATCTTGCTTGGCCATTATCGCCTTTCCCAGGAAACAGACAATCAAACCAAAGTATTTGCtgtaataatgaagaaaaaggaagag AAACCAATTGACTACCACAAATACAGGTATTTCCGCCGTGTTCCTGCGCAAGAAACAGATCACAGTTTTCATGTAGGACTACAGTTGTGCTCCAGTGGGCGCCAGAGGTTCAACAAACTTGTCTGGATACATCATTCTTGTCACATTACTTACAA ATCGACTGGTGAGACAGCTGTTACTACTTTCGACATTGACAAAATGTACACCCCTTTGTTCTTTGCACGAGTGAAGAGCtttactgcattttcagaaaagccGCTCTAA
- the FBXO9 gene encoding F-box only protein 9 isoform X1, which translates to MAEAEEDCHSDLVRTDDNERSGEANLQAELQMFRAKWMFELAPGMSSSGLEPLPCRASSRGSGVKSVDARGKQEIAKEEKAKELFLKAVEEEQNGALYEAIKFYRLAMQLVPDIEFKITYTRSPDGDGVGKRCVEDNKEDDKMADLLSDFQQQLTLQESSVKLCQPEVDVSQTHISVLPMEVLMYIFRWVVSSDLDLRSLEQLSLVCRGFYICARDPEIWHQVCLKIWGRSCNKLVPYASWREMFLERPRVRFDGVYISKTKYIRQGEQSLDGFYRAWHQVEYYRYLRFFPDGQVMMLTTPEDPPSIVPRLRTKNTRTDAILLGHYRLSQETDNQTKVFAVIMKKKEEKPIDYHKYRYFRRVPAQETDHSFHVGLQLCSSGRQRFNKLVWIHHSCHITYKSTGETAVTTFDIDKMYTPLFFARVKSFTAFSEKPL; encoded by the exons ATG GCAGAAGCTGAAGAAGATTGTCACTCTGATTTGGTAAGAACCGATGACAATGAAAGATCCGGTGAAGCAAATCTTCAG GCAGAGCTCCAGATGTTCAGAGCTAAGTGGATGTTTGAGCTTGCCCCAGGTATGAGTTCTAGTGGGTTGGAACCTCTGCCATGCAGAGCATCTTCAAGAGGATCTGGAGTAAAGTCTGTAGATGCCAGAGGGAAACAGGAGatagcaaaagaggaaaag GCAAAAGAACTTTTCCTGAAGGCAGtggaagaagaacaaaatgGGGCCCTTTATGAAG CCATCAAGTTTTATCGTCTAGCCATGCAACTTGTACCTGACATAGAGTTTAAGATTACCTATACGCGGTCCCCAGATGGTGATGGAGTTGGAAAGAGGTG TGTTGAGGATAACAAAGAGGATGACAAAATGGCTGATCTCCTGTCGGATTTCCAGCAGCAGTTAACTCTTCAGGAATCTTCAGTCAAACTCTGTCAGCCTGAGGTTGATGTCAGCCAGACCCATATCTCAG tgttGCCTATGGAAGTACTAATGTACATTTTCCGATGGGTGGTTTCGAGTGATTTGGACCTGAGATCATTAGAGCAATTATCTCTTGTTTGTCGAGGATTTTACATTTGCGCCAG AGATCCCGAAATCTGGCATCAAGTCTGTTTGAAAATatggggcaggagctgcaaTAAACTTGTTCCGTATGCCTCTTGGAGGGAAATGTTTTTGGAAAGGCCTCGTGTTCGATTTGATG GTGTATATATCAGCAAGACAAAATACATACGTCAAGGAGAACAATCTCTTGATGGTTTCTATAGAGCATGGCACCAAGTGGAATATTACAG gTATTTGAGATTCTTTCCAGATGGTCAAGTTATGATGCTGACAACTCCCGAAGATCCTCCATCTATAGTTCCTCGCTTACGGACTAAAAATACAAg AACGGATGCAATCTTGCTTGGCCATTATCGCCTTTCCCAGGAAACAGACAATCAAACCAAAGTATTTGCtgtaataatgaagaaaaaggaagag AAACCAATTGACTACCACAAATACAGGTATTTCCGCCGTGTTCCTGCGCAAGAAACAGATCACAGTTTTCATGTAGGACTACAGTTGTGCTCCAGTGGGCGCCAGAGGTTCAACAAACTTGTCTGGATACATCATTCTTGTCACATTACTTACAA ATCGACTGGTGAGACAGCTGTTACTACTTTCGACATTGACAAAATGTACACCCCTTTGTTCTTTGCACGAGTGAAGAGCtttactgcattttcagaaaagccGCTCTAA